In Caloenas nicobarica isolate bCalNic1 chromosome 27, bCalNic1.hap1, whole genome shotgun sequence, one DNA window encodes the following:
- the CALR3 gene encoding calreticulin-3: MAMAVVGPGGRSGSASAVVALRLALLLGAALGPARATVYFQEQFLDGANWQKRWIYSEYKPDLGKFKLTAGKFYGDPERDKGLQTSENSKFYAISSRFKPFSNKGKTLVIQYTVKHEQKIDCGGGYVKIFPSNLDQKNLSGNSRYYIMFGPDICGSETKKVHVILNYKNKLHPIKKPIRCKVDGYTHLYTLIIRPDQSYEVKIDNQMVASGNLEDDFDFLPPKKINDPTVRKPTDWDDQIQIDDPNDTKPEDWDEPEYIMDTSAEKPEDWDDAVNGEWHCPMVKNPLYRGEWKPRQINNPNYRGVWPHPQIDNPDYLPDFSIYSYKNISVIGLDIWQVRAGTIFDNFLITDDEVYAEDFGDETWGETKGPEEEMNIRQTEEEQERERVMEEKYFEERFKKKLERRNSGKDRAAEKPMEKEEF; the protein is encoded by the exons ATGGCGATGGCGGTGGTGGGGCCCGGAGGCCGCAGTGGAAGTGCCTCGGCCGTTGTCGCGCTGAGGCTGGCGCTGCTCCTCGGGGCCGCCCTGGGCCCCGCCAGGGCCACGGTGTATTTCCAGGAGCAGTTTCTGGATGGAG CCAACTGGCAGAAGAGGTGGATATATTCTGAGTACAAGCCGGACCTTGGGAAGTTTAAACTCACCGCTGGGAAGTTTTATGGAGATCCAGAGCGAGATAAAG GTCTACAAACTAGTGAAAATTCTAAATTTTATGCTATCTCCTCACGATTTAAACCATTTAGTAACAAAGGGAAAACTCTGGTCATCCAGTATACTGTGAAACATGAGCAGAAGATAGATTGCGGTGGGGGATATGTTAAAATTTTTCCCTCAAATTTGGACCAGAAGAACCTAAGTGGAAATTCACGTTATTACATCATGTTTG GGCCAGATATTTGTGGATCTGAGACAAAGAAAGtccatgttattttaaattacaagaaTAAACTCCATCCGATTAAGAAACCAATCAGATGCAAG GTTGACGGATATACACACTTATATACTTTGATTATAAGGCCAGACCAGTCTTACGAAGTAAAAATTGACAACCAAATGGTTGCATCCGGCAACTTAGAAgatgattttgattttttgccACCGAAGAAAATTAATGATCCCACAGTGCGCAAACCCACTGACTGGGATGATCAAATCCAAATTGATGATCCAAATGACACCAAACCTGAG GATTGGGATGAACCTGAATACATCATGGACACTAGTGCTGAGAAACCTGAAGACTGGGATGATGCTGTGAATGGAGAATGGCATTGTCCTATGGTCAAGAATCCTCTATACAGG GGAGAATGGAAACCGAGGCAGATTAATAACCCAAATTATAGAGGGGTTTGGCCTCATCCGCAGATCGACAATCCAGATTACTTGCCAGACTTCAGTATCTACAGCTACAAAAATATTAGCGTCATTGGACTAGATATCTGGCAG GTGAGAGCTGGCACAATTTTCGACAACTTCTTGATAACAGATGATGAGGTTTATGCAGAAGACTTCGGAGATGAAACGTGGGGAGAAACAAAG GGTCCTGAAGAGGAAATGAATATAAGGCAGACTGAGgaagagcaggagagggaaagggttatggaagaaaaatactttgaggAACGGTTTAAGAAAAAGCTAGAGAGAAGAAACTCTGGGAAGGATAGAGCAGCGGAGAAGCCTATGGAGAAGGAGGAGTTTTAA